The sequence ctatactcggttttaaccttttttatttatatatatattttttaattttttacaaacAGTACCGCCACATGGTTTGACACGTCGTGCCTATGTGTTGGGTGGATCCcttttatgtttataaatagtatagccactcGCCTACactagatttttttaattttaaaacaaaatagtatagccgaacggctgtACTCGTTtctaaccttttttttttttaattttaaaaacagtacagccgcatggtttgacacgtggcgcctaggCGCTGGGTGGATCCCTATTATGGCTATACTCgatttcttaaatttttttaaaaattagtatagccgcccggctatactcgtttctaacctttttttttttaaattttaaaaacagtaCAGCAgcgtggtttgacacgtggcgcctaggCGATGGGTGGATCCctattatgtatataaatagtatagccggccggctatactagatttttaaaaaaaatttaagaatagtatagccgcacggctatactctgctAACCTAGCTAATTTTGTAAATATTAAATTAGATTATttacttttgattttttttttgccaacttctttaatttgatatatgtaattaatttgtatcttagcctttttgaattactttaattagtaagtACTTGAAGTTCaatgtgaaaatatatttgaagtccttgaattactttaatcaAGGTCTTGAAGGGCTTAATAACTACATTTAGAGACCTCGAAGGTTACGTATTATACATGTACGTACgtgtttttcatgtttaacCCACGTATAcactcacatattattgaataaaaatactatCTATATTTACAAAATACAGTATAGTGCCCGAACTTTAAAGTTGTAATGTGCCAAGATTTTGCCGAACAAAACACATACGTATttaattcttatttttttccctttcgtATTTTACTAACTATCAATGAATGTGAGAGGCTAAGATTATTTCTTACTTGTTCtaacaaaaatgcaagatatatatatatatatattaagtaatatcatttatgaagttaattaaaatatttaatactaattattcactagaTAAATAATAGttagaacataattactaattcaAGTAATTAAATCAGGCTAAgacattatttaattactaaaaagaaaatttaaaaaaaaaaacattattgaccctttttaaaatataaaattagtatagccgcccggctatacccctttttgaccaattttttttataaaaatagtatagccggctgGCTTTActattttgacacgtggcgcctagtgCTGGGCGGATCCCTTTTGTGTAttacaaatagtatagccgggtgTATTAcgaatagtatagccgccagGCTATACTCGTttataaccttttttttttaaattttaaaaatagtacagccgtatggtttgacacgtggcgcctacgTGATGGGTGGATCCCcattatgtatataaatagtatagccgcgcggctatacgagattttttaatgttttttataaaacggtatagccgcacggctatactcgtttataacctttttttttattttttaaaacactaCAGCCGCGTGGtctgacacgtggcgcctacaTGCTGGGTGGATACCTATTATGTATATacgtatagccgcacggctgtactcgatttgttaaattttttttaaaacgtagtatagccgcccggctatacacgtttctttcctttttttttaaatttttaaaaacagtacagccgcgtggtttgacacgtggcgcctaggGGCTGGGTGGATCActattatgtatataaatagtctagccggccggctatactcgatattataaattttgtttgaaaatagtatagccggccggctatactcgtttttaacgtttttgtttttgttttagtttttaaaacaCTACAGCCgcgtggtttgacacgtgacGCCTAGACGCTGGGTGGATCCctattatgtatataaatagtagagccgcgcggctgtactcgatttcttaatttttttaaaaaagtagtatagccgcgcggctatactcgtttctttcctttttaaaaaaaaaaattttaacagTACAGCCgcgtggtttgacacgtggcgccgaGGCGCTGGGTGGATCCCTATTATGTATGTAAATAGtttagccgcacggctataatggattttttaatttttttaaaaaataatatagccggtcggctatactcgtttataacattttttttttttttaattttataagcAGTACGGCAGcatggtttgacacgtggcacctaggTGCTGGGTGGATCCCTATTATGTATATCAATAGTACAGCCGCctggctatactcggttttttaaatttttttaaaaatagtatagccgcacggctatactcatttttaaccttttttttatttataatttttaaagcACTGCAGCCgcgtggtttgacacgtggcgcctagaCGCTGGGTGGATCCCTACtatgtatataaatagtatagccgttcggctgtACTCgatttcttaaatttttttaaaaagtagtatagccgcgcggctatactcgtttctgaccttttttaaaaaaattttaaaaacagtacagccgcgtggtttgacacgtggcgcctaggCGCTGGGTGGATCCctattatgtatataaatagtatggccacgcggctatactcgatatcttaatttttaaaaaaattagtatagcctTGCGGCTGTATTCAATTCTTacctttttgaaaaaaaaaatttaaaaacagtGCAGCTGtatggtttgacacgtggcgcctaggTGATTGGCGGATCCGtattatgtatataaatagtatagccgcacggctatactagatttttaattttttttaagaattgtatagccgtgcggctgtacacGTTTctaacctttttttaaaattttaaaaacagtaTGGCCGCGTGGTTTCACACGTGGCGCCTAGGTGCTGAGTGGATCCCtcgatttttaatttttttaaaatatagtatagccgcacggctctACTCGTTtctatcctttttttttttttttaaattttaaaaacagtacagccgcgtggtttgacacgtggcgcataAGCGCTGGGTGGATCCCTATTATGTATATagatagtatagccgcacggccgTACTCTGCTAACGTAGCTAATTTTgtaaatattaaattagtttcttaacttttgatttttttttttggcccacttctttaatttgatatatgtaattaatttgtatCTTAGCccttttgaattactttaattagtaagtACTTGAAGTTCaatgtgaaaatatatttgaagtccttgaattactttaattaagGTCTTGAAGGGCTTAATAACTACATTTAGAGACCTCGAAGGTTACGTATTATACATGTACGTACgtgtttttcatgtttaacACACGTATAcactcacatattattgaataaaaatactatctatatttaaaaaatatagtatagtGCCCGAACTTTTAAATTGTAATGTGCCAAGAGTCTttgattaatataattattattaatgatATCCAAAGCCTTGCCCATTAGCCCAAATCTCCAATGTTAACCATACATGCCAAACTATCATTGTGCTTTGTTTACAAACACCTTTATAGGAGTGTGAATTTTCGATGTGGGATTTTCACAAATGGCACCTCAAAAGATAGGCCTTCAAGATCTTTAATGCCCTTCAAGGTCTTGCATCTGTCGATCATTCTTTTTGGGGATGTCCAGCACAGCAGTCttgtttcttttaaattttctttgattcACCATTAGCTaagaagaaaatgatgtttgcttgtgttcttgaaagattttgtaattatttttacattgCAGAAATAATATATAGTTCCTAGTTCCTAGTTctgaaataatatatatatatatatatttgcagaATCTTCACTTCAAAAAGAAAACGGTATATGCAACAGCATGCTCATTTTGAAATATGaagattttattatatatttaaaaagtaagaGGAAGATGATAAGGTTGATCTCTCTGTCTGTCTTCTTTACCGGCTGCAACAGCATTGTAGTTTCTGGTTTTTTACAATGCAACTCTTTTTTCCCAACTCTGTCAGTCGCATGATGTTTTGCAAAAACAAGATCAATTGCATGCGACCAAGTcgaaaaaaatgcaaaatgttaGGTGCCATAGCTTCATTTGGAAAAACTAGTAGTGAGAGAGATAGAAAGAATACTTGAGGTTACTAAAAGGGCAGATACAGCCATGGCAGCAACGAGAACCAAAAGAAACTTCTGggatttcattttctgattctCTCTTCCTTGAGAAAGAATATTGGATGCACGGTAGGATTGAAGAACAATGGTGTACTTTATATTAGATGTAGCAGGGAAGAAAACTTTGTTTTCTAATGCATGAATGAATGGgatccaattttccaactcATACGAATTATGTCTTTCAAGTTTCTATATATTTTAGTGACAAATCTAGTCTCCCCGATGGTTggatttgtttctttttcttttattcttaaaaacaaagcaaaaatcccaccaaatcaaataCACTGAAGCCATAGACTGAAGCTTCTAAGAATCAACAACTTAAATTGAGCTctgagctctctctccctctctctctaacaattcgtatatatttaaagaattCGAACATATTTAAAGCGTATAGCTGCGCCGCTATATTATTAaactaaatataattaaagagtatagccgtcgAAGCGTacagccggtcggctatacaattaaaatatttgattgtattcaaaaagtatagccgcccggctatactatcgAATATTCAAATGTATTcaaacagtatagccgtgcggctatactattaaatattcgaatatatttaaagagtatagccgggctgctgtacaattaaaatattcgaatgtattcaaacagtatagccgcccggctatacaattaaaatattcaaatgtattaaaagcgtatagccgcccggctatactaataaaatattctaatatattTAAGGGTctagccgtacggctatactattaaactATTATAATCAAATAGTATAGCCTCGCGGCCGTACTattaaatattcgaatatattaaaagaatatagccgaccggctagaCCATTTAAATATTCATATACATTTAAAGCGCGGCTCTACTATTGaatatttgaatatatttaacgggtatagccgaacggcgaTACTATTAAACTATTcgaatatattaaaaaagtatagccgccctGCGATACTGTTTAAATATTTGGCTacatttaaagagtatagccggctaTACCgttaaatattcgaatatttattttatttcgaaaatatttaaacagtATTAGCAGCTTTTGTTTATTCCCCAGAATCTTGGGCTGCAAGCTTCTTTCGCAATCCCACCGACTCTTCCCCAGCATTACGTATATGGGCAGAAGCTTGCCTGTCAGATAAAGTTGCCCCTTCCATGGTGTCTATATAATCCTGTAAGGTACAGCCATTTAGAATTAAGAacacttaaaacaataaaGCATTCAATTTTCCAAAACATGCAACTAACTTAATTACTAAACGGCACAATTTTCTGAAACCCTcctttgctttttgtttttgagcaGGAACAGAATGATGGGCCTGAATAAGAATTATGTCCAGCAAAGCAGTCTTGTTTCTGatgaattttctttgatttacCATTAGCTGAGAAGAACatgatgtttccttgtgttcTTGAAAgattttgtgattatttttACATTGCGGAAGTATAGAGTTTCCCTTGTTCTGaaatggtatatatatttgcagAACCTTCACTTCAAAAAGAAAACGGTATATGCAATTAGGAAAACTAAGATAACATGCAGTCACCCTAAGCTCATTTAATAAGTACAAGGAAGATGATAATCTtgtctctctgtctgtctTCTCTAGCATTGTAGTTTCTGGTTTTGTACAATGCAACTCTTTTCCCAAATGTGTCACATGATGATGAGCTTGAGTAAGAATCCTTGTGTTGTAATGTAACTGTACTTAATTTTACATTGCAGAAGATGTATCCTTGTTCTGAAATTAATAGATTTGTACAATCTTCACTTAAAAACGGAAAAAAGCAGAGAAAATACTGCTCCAAATTGCATGGATAAACCATCACAACATCAAATACTTAGATCAAGTTATGATGATTATGTGTGCACAAATAGGAAAAGTAAGATGAACAGACATGCAGTCACCCCTAAGACCACAGAAATGCCCCAGCAAGTCTTCCAACGCAAGCTCATCGGAATATAAGAATTGGATGGTTTAATCTGCAGCTCAAATCACACTAAAGTCAGaagtttttttggttttttgcaATTATGCGCCTGCACTTGACTTCTTGTTACAATATTGTCTGTCTGTCCAAAGACAATAAAAGATACTAATATAAATTATAGGTGGAATTTGAAGATTATGTGTGGTTTATTATGAAAAAACTTACAAGAAGAGGTTTCAGCAGCTCTTGGTCATCTTTAGAGAACGAAAGCTTCACTTCATCTGCACCACAGCATGGATTTAAATAACAATAAGAGTATACGAAAGACGAACCAAATAATTATTGATATAACAAAAGGAGACTGCTGACACATAAAATTAAGGGTTAGTCTAATATAGGCCCGtacaatttctattttctagACATCAacccattaattttgaaatctatgtaaaaaacccaaattcaaactaaaatatataaaaggtCATAGTAGTTCTATAAAATTAACACAAATTCTGATACATTAGAGAATTTTTCTTCAGATTGCTTCTTCACAGAATCTAACCATGCTTGAATGCTTCTTGAATGATAAATAGCTTTGACCAAATACACTTAAACCAACCGTAGTGACAGTGACATATAAAGCTGTACCTTGGTCACATCTGTTTGCATTTTTGTTGTCTTCTTTGGTGGCAGGAAGACTTTCTGATCTGAGCAGAAGTAAAAATGCAAATGCCAAGTTCATAAGAACAGAAGAAAGTAACTAAAACATCATCCTTATCTCTTCAATTTTGGAATAAAATCATTACGATATATCAAATTTTAGTCAAACAGACAGATATATCAAATTGTTAGGAAGGAAGAAGCCTGCCTTTCTAGCACAAAGAAACTGAGAGCCAACGTTCTTGTCCTTAGCTGGATATCTGAGAGCATTTTCCAACGAAAATCCACATCTTCTTTAGTTCTGTTTCCTTATGCCAGCAAATGCACTCCAATTATGAGAGAAAGATATGAAAATACAAGCACAACAAACCAAGCTAAATAtgaaatcaatcaaaatcaaGCGCAATAAAACAGCTAAAAGCAAGAGCATAATTTACAAGATGGGTTTTGAGGGCGGGTTGTGGAGGAGTGATTCGAGGCGATCAAGTTTCACTCCAAGCTCCAGAAGCTTGGATCGAGCAATTTCTCTGAGGCTCAATTGATCAGGGTACTTGTTCTTGGTCTTGGCCTCCAAATCTTCCACCAAACTTGAAGCCTCTTCAGCTTCTATAATCCAAGCATCTTTTACAAGACTCTGCCTAGACatatcatctctctctctctctctctctctctgcaacttattatcctaaagaaaacaagaaactcAGAGAGATAACAACCACAAACAGCGGTCTCAAACAAACATTGATAGTCTAAGGAAAATATAAGATGAGACAACTAACAACCAAACCACGTGACTAAACAACTAAACCTTTCTTAATCCagctttaatttatattttctttcaagGCATCTATCTATCTAACTCCATTTTTGAAACGATTGTTTTTGCCTGACTTAAAAATGTGCATGTGGCGAGATCATActcaaataaccaaaaaaaaaaaaaaaaagagagctaGTGCCACTAATTATCCAAATTTAACTCAAATGAAAATAACTTGCAAGCGCTTGTAACTCAATTAGTTAATAGCAATTATTCATGCACCCGAGCTCCTGTATTGAAATCCACCTTTCttaatatcgtttgtataaaaatatatgcatatattattattaatgaaaaTGTCATGGATGggcttttggttttttgttttggacaaAATAGTGAGCTTTCGGTTTTAACTGGCCATATGGCTTAGAATAGTAAAGCCCAACTTGATGCAAGTGGATTCTTTTCTTGTAGGATGATTTATAtccttgtttttaaaattaaaaaaaaaccaacaatcTTATCTTGGAATTTAACCCTTTTGACTTTCTTTTTCCCTCCACTTCGTTCCTTTctctgctacaaacaacatcaaaatccaaacatAGCCCACACTTGATTGAAAGTTCAGAAGGAATGGGTAGAAAAGAATAACGAAATGATAGATACAAGCAATATTTGTACAATAAAGTTGATAGCGAGACGGACAGACGAAGTACCTTCATTACATTTTCACAGCTTTgagctttttcctttttccatttcgcatgaatctctctctctctctctctctctctctccacactAGTAGTTATACTCATTGTGTTGTgcccttcttttttctttctttgcatgTGAAAAATCTCATGTCACTTCATCATGGATTTTTGGGCTATCGTATTAATGACACCAAATAATCGCTATAtcaaagttttatttttatttttataaatttccCTTTGCCTCCTCTCCTCGGTATAACATGATGTAAAATATAAAGGCTTGTGGATACCCATTTAGGTATTTGTTTATATGTCACTTAATGATCCATGATTTGATATGATTGTTTCAGTGGTCCCTACCATGGGACAGACAGATAAGTGTGCCAAATAGCAGCTTACACGTACCATTTTTGATGCCATATCAATTTAATAATGTTAACACCATGAACAATTTCAATTTACTTACttaccttttaaaaaaatatttacttttTGTCTAAATATTCGTCCATGTCGGTCCAATTATAGTTCATTGCCCGTCGTATAAGCTAGGTTTGAAAAAGATGGAAGTAAAAAAGTATCTGAGAAGCtaagtggtggtggtggtggtggccaGTCAGAATCAGTCAATAATTATATCACTAGGTTGAGAAGATAAAGGCTTAAAGTCCGTCCTCTATAAACTTGAGTTGAATCTCTTTAGCCTAACCAAAACTAAATAggtgttctttgctttgtgtCAATCATTTAAGTTTTGTGATCTCTATGGTAAAAGGATTCCTTAATATTTATCTACACTAGCCCATCTAGTGACCTAAAGTCGAGTAGTACGAGAGTTAGTCCCCACCCCTCTTTACTATTTTTCTGTAACAACTACTATCCTTCATAAAGTGACACGATCTCTATATTAAAAACATATAGTTGGGGCAAATGactcactagtgtagtggtatGAAGTATTTACTCAATCAGACAATGTCTTGGGTGTGtatgtgagtttagtatgttatCGCCTCTCTcaatataaaatatcttttaaaaaaaaacatatagttgggaatataaatccaaaataaaataaagtaaaatggGTATTTAAGGCCCAACAAGTCCACATTCCAATAGAGGATCAAATTTTGGGCTGGACAAAATAACACATGGAATATAACCTAGGGAGGCATGGTCCATGGACAAAGCACACGTGAAGACCACGTGTTATATATCACATAAAGTAAGGCAATTACAAATCTCACTCACAATTTTAGCTGTCCTTACTATACCAGCCAGCGCCCGAGCCCTTCTATTTTTCTCACTTGTATTCCCCCACACACCACCAAGCACGTACGATACACCTCCACAACTCATCTCATAAGCTTTTTTGTATTAAGAAAAAACCACTCAAAGCTTGaaactttaaatttatcaaattGTTCTAGCATGTTTTTACGTtcctttgggtttttttttaaacgttTTTCTTGTCGTATTTCAGTCAAAATGTGTCAGGATTCTCAGGGATGCATAACATGTTTTGAAAACTActaacttttttcttcttctgataATTACTTTAAAAATTGATGTTATTGTTATAGTCCAAGTGTGTCCGAAAGGAATGCATTAACGGGTATAGTTGAGTGGAAATGACATTGACTTATATATTAGTTAGTCGTCTtatgtttgaattttataatatcttgatagtgtgtgtgaaCCTCCTCTATTCTTTTAGTTTAGGCCAacgtttgtattaaaaaatatttgatgtTATGGTTAGATTATCATGATTAATAAACTCAtaactcttttattttttgtggcAATAACCTTAATCTCTTATTGATTGACTTAACTCTAttgtaataattaattacatggACAGTTTTTATAACATGACATGACAAAGACTGAATtatacacacaaaaaagacCAGTACAACATCTACATTGCATTGCAAGAATATGCTCTCAAAcaggaaacaaacaaaaggtGAAATTAAAGACCACCATGTTTAGATAAaattaccccaaaaaaaaaataaaaattatccATATATTTTGGGGCCACTCAATTCTCAACTAGTGCAGTGCGTGTATCTCAGGCTCTGAGCTTTTGCTCTGTAAAATGAAAATCAGTCTCTCCTCTTCCAacttataataataataataataatttaaagcaAAGATTTAGATAAAGCAAACCCCTTTGCCTAAAACACTTGTCCAACCACTCTTTAGAATCAAATCCACAACTTATTACAATAACAACTCATACAGATTCTAAAAACAGAGGaaacggagagagagagagtacctgaagatttttagagagagagagagaggatggtTGGGTGTAAAATGAGGTCGGCAGTGAGCCAGTGAAAAGGACAGGGAT comes from Prunus dulcis chromosome 6, ALMONDv2, whole genome shotgun sequence and encodes:
- the LOC117631333 gene encoding uncharacterized protein LOC117631333 isoform X1, producing the protein MSRQSLVKDAWIIEAEEASSLVEDLEAKTKNKYPDQLSLREIARSKLLELGVKLDRLESLLHNPPSKPILTKEDVDFRWKMLSDIQLRTRTLALSFFVLERSESLPATKEDNKNANRCDQDEVKLSFSKDDQELLKPLLDYIDTMEGATLSDRQASAHIRNAGEESVGLRKKLAAQDSGE
- the LOC117631333 gene encoding uncharacterized protein LOC117631333 isoform X2 codes for the protein MSRQSLVKDAWIIEAEEASSLVEDLEAKTKNKYPDQLSLREIARSKLLELGVKLDRLESLLHNPPSKPILTKEDVDFRWKMLSDIQLRTRTLALSFFVLERSESLPATKEDNKNANRCDQDEVKLSFSKDDQELLKPLLIKPSNSYIPMSLRWKTCWGISVVLGVTACLFILLFLFVHT